Below is a genomic region from Laspinema palackyanum D2c.
TTCAAAGTCGCCTACAATGCAGATGTAGTGGGAATTTAAAGACGTGGAACAGAGTTTTGGTAAACTAATTCGTCAAGCACGCAAGGACAAGGGATATAGCCAACGGGAGCTTGCCAAGCTTCTGGATGTCGATTTCACCTACTTGTCCAAGCTGGAAAACGATCGCGCAGACTATGCACCTAAAGAGGAAGTGATTCGGTCTTTGGCGCGGAATCTGGATTTGGATGAGGAGGAGTCTATCGTCCTCGCCGGTCGTCTTCCGCAACGGTACGAGGATTTTCTCAAGCAAAATTATAAAGCGATGCCTGCACTGTTGCGGCGGATGCGAGAAAATCCTGATTTTGCAGAGAAGGTGTTTCAGCAGGTGGCAAGCGAGGGGGAATAATCTTGAGTATTTTTAAGCCGTATCGCTATTATCGCAAAGAAGCGATTGAGTATCGGGCAAATAATGTACTCAGGCGAATGGCACAGCGAGGGGACCAATTTGCTCCTTGCTGGCCGTTTGACGTGACTTTGGTTGCGGATTTTTTTGACCTCGGGGTAATTTGGGAACGGATTCCACCGGATGAACAAGGGGCGATCGCGGCGAGGATTCTCCCCCTGCAACGCTGTATCGAGATTAATGAAGAGATTCTCGATAAACCCCAGGGATTCCTGGAATCCACCCTGGCGCATGAAATCGGCCATTGGGTGCTGCATATTAATCATGAGGCGACGACGGAAACGGCCGATCGCCTGCTTACAGACCTCTCCCTAGCAACCGATGAACCCTTTGTCTGCCGGGGAAGTCGGGAAGTGAACAGTCCCCTGAATCATGCCTCGGTATTAGAGTCTATGGAGTGGCAGGCACAGTATTTTGCGGGTTGCCTGCTGATGCCGAGGCGGATTTTAGAAGAGAAACGCCAAGGACGGGATTTAACCTATTGGTCTCACTTATATGAAATGCGAGAAGAATTGGGGGTGAGTATCTCTAATTTGGTGAATCGCCTTCAAGATTTAGAGTGGATTTACTTGGATAAGAAAACTCGCAAGCGGGACATTTATCCAGGAAAGGCACTGGTTTCGTGAATGGGGTTCAGAGTGACAAGCGATCGCAGTTTCCCAGGGTGGGAGGCGATCGCTTTTCGGTTTTAATACAGAGAAAGCAACAAGATACTTTGGGTTTGAGGACCGGCAATTCCATCGGCATGGATCAGGCGATCGCGTTGCAACTCCATCACCCCTGCCTCAGTGAGTTGACCATAATAGCCGGTAATCGGTCCTACATAGTATCCTAAGTTCCGTAAATTTTCCTGGAGAGCAACTACCGCAGAACCCTGGGACCCGGGACGCAGGGTTTCTCTGGCGAGAGGCACCGGATCCGGTGTTTTTGTAAGTTTTAACCGGGTTTTGGTACTGGCAACACCATCGATGGGGATATGGTAATCCTGTTGTAAGTGCATCACCGCATCTTCCGTCAATGTGCCATAGTAGCCGGTAACAGGACCTTGAAAATAACCGGCAGCCATTAATTCTTGCTGTAATTGTACCACCTGTTCCCCGCGATCGCCTCGTTGCAGCGCCCCACTGCCGGGATTATAGATGGGGCGATCGCCGGTTATGGGGGTGGAATGGGGAGTCGGCGAAGCGGGACGAGGAGTCAAAGGTTTTTGCCCTTGATAACAACCGATTTGAGCAATTGTTAAGGCATTAATTGCACCATCACCCACCCCAGCACTTTCCAGTTCCCATTTTAAGACCGCTTGTTCCGTCATCGGTCCATAAAAACCAGAAACAGGTCCGTGAAAATAACCCGTTGCCTTCAACATCTGCTGAACACAAGTGACGAGGGGTCCACTATCTCCCCGTCCCAGTCCTTGTGGGGTAATCAGATGGGACGCGACTGCCTCTTGCATGAGACTGAATAGGGAGAGACTCAGGGCGATCGTTACCCTGTAACGGTAAAAACTTACACAATCTTTAAGATTAAACCCGAAATGTAGGGGCGATTCGGGAATCGCCTCTACAGATTCGAGGGCCAAAACCGTCTGTAAATAAGCTAAATTTTCCATGATAGTTATTCCGGTTAATATCTCTAAAAGTTGAAACCGTTATCAAGTTTTGCAACGGGAGTTTAAAGCCTTGTCCAACTCTAGTCAAGGCGAGTTCCTGGGAAATAGCGGAACTATAGGTCAAAGTAGGGTCCTTAATAGGATTGGACCGCTTATTGAATTGCCCCACTATCACTTTAGCCTGATTATCCTGTAGAATCATCACCGGGGTTTGGAAATTCACCCGGGGTGGATAGACCTAACCCACCCGGCGGGAAGAAAACCCGAAGAAGAGGGTAAATTTAACCTCCCTGCATTTGACTTAATTTAGAATTTAATTTGAGGAGGATGGGGTTGAAACAATTTTTGATTGATGCTTTTAAAATCTGTCGATTCACTCAAACCATAATCCCCCCTTGTTCTGGAAAAACAATCAAGGCAATCGCCCTAGTATTGAGTTTGAGTGGGCAATCCTGTTGGTGGGAACCCAGTCCTAAACCGGATCCGGTATTTCAGATTACCTCGACTGCAAATATTAACTATCAACCCTTGCAAGCTTTGCTGAGGAATCAAGAGTGGAAATCTGCCGATCGCGAAACGTTTCAGATTTTATTAAAAATTAGCCAACGAGAAGAGGAAGGGTGGTTAAGTCAAGCCGATGTAGAACAACTGGATTGTGAGGATTTGCACAGTTTAGCGAAACTATGGAATTACTACAGCGATAATCGGTTTGGCTTCATCCGGCAGCAGCAGATTTGGGAATCAGTCGGTGGCGTTGTCGGAAATTATACCCCAGAAATTGCCGAAAAATTTGGAGATCGCGTTGGCTGGCGCAGGCAGGGTCAGTGGCGGACCTACGAGAAACTTAACTTCTCTAAATCGGCTCCCGAGGGCCACTTACCGGCTACAACTGGGAATGGGGTAAGTGGTGGAGTTTGGAACGGTGTCGCATCCATTACCCATCGCTTGAAATACTGCGGGATGATTGATGCCTTGCAGCTGAATCAATGGGCTACAGCAGACTGGAAAACCTTAGAGGTCCTAGAACCCTATCGAGCAGATACCCGAAGCGCTACAGCTTCTCTATTAATCTCAGAAATTCCCTGTTCTGAACTCCAAGAGATTGATCGCCTCTGGCTCAAATATTCTAATAAACGCTTTGGTTTCAGTATCCAGAAACCGATATTAAAAGCAACGGGTAATAAGCCCGAAGAATTACACTGGGAGCGTTATGCAGACTTTGAAAGAGCAGTGGGTTGGTCTTCTACCCATCCTCATGAGGAGATCTACAATGGGGGAGACCCTCTCACGATTCCTTTGGGACATTTTCCCTATCGCATCGGCTACAGCTATGAAACATTTGGTTCGGGTTTTCACCGGACTTGGCGACTCTCCCTCAACCCTGATTGTGGGTTTTAGAACCTGTTTTTTTGTAGGCAATGGGGGAAGCTATCGGAAGTTCACCCTGTGCTGGATCCGGTGAATCCCGACTCCGAGGGACCCATTGAGATTCCGGCATCCTTGCGGGAAAAACTACAAGGGTCCACTCCAAAAGACTCCTCACTGGATGAGATAAAAACGCCAGAGGAACTGCAATTGGAAGATTTCTAGAACAAATCTGGCGATCGCCCTCCCCAGCCTAGGGAACGATAAAGTAAGGATTTAATCCGAGAGTTGCTGGGCATCTGCGGATAATCGGGTATAATATCCGAGCAAGAGTTAAAAATGGAGCAACCACTCGCGCCCTCATAATGATTTTTCCGCCCGACCTTTGAGACTTCCTTGCTTGGTTGCCGAGGTGGGTGTGGATTCTTGAGTATTCGAGGGTACGAGTTTAATCATCCTCATCGACCTTAAACCATCAAGCGCTTTTAGAATCTTTCTAAAAGCTTTGCGGGATACCGCGATCATCACCTTCAAGGGTGATAGTGCCATCGCGGCAAGGTCCAGCAATAGCCGGACAAATGTCGCGTAAATGTATCAGTAAGGTAGATAAGTCATGGCAATTTGTTATTTTTAGGAAACCGTTCGATGACAGCAACCACCACTCAGATCAAACACGAAGTCAAAGACCTGTCTCTAGCGCCATTAGGCAAACAGAGAATTGAATGGGCGGGACGGGAAATGCCCGTTCTGGGACTAATCCGCGATCGCTTTGCCAAAGAAAAGCCCTTCGCTGGCATCCGCTTATCTGCCTGCTGCCACGTCACCACCGAAACCGCCCATCTCGCCATTGCCTTAAAAGCCGGTGGTGCAGATGCCGTCCTGATTGCCAGCAACCCCCTGAGCACTCAAGATGACGTCGCAGCAAGTCTCGTGGTGGATTATGGCATTCCCGTGTTCGCCATCAAGGGAGAAGACAGCGCCACCTACAACCGTCACGTTGAAATCGCCCTGGATCATAAACCCAACATCATCATCGATGACGGTAGCGATGTCACCGTGCACCTCGTGCAGCATCGTCAAAATCAACTCTCCGATATCATCGGCACCACCGAAGAAACCACCACCGGCATCGTGCGCCTCGCCGCCATGTTCAAAGATGGCGCACTGTCCTTCCCGGCGATGAACGTCAACGACGCCGAAACCAAGCATTTCTTTGACAACCGCTATGGAACGGGTCAATCCACCCTCGATGGCATCATCCGCGCCACCAATATCTTACTGGCGGGTAAAACCATCGTCGTTGCTGGATATGGCTGGTGTGGCAAAGGTACCGCCTTACGCGCCCGGGGAATGGGTGCTAACGTCATCGTGACGGAAATCAACGCCGTGCGTGCATTAGAAGCCACGATGGATGGATTCCGCGTGATGCCGATGGAACAAGCCGCATCCGAAGGAGATATCTTTATTACCGTTACCGGCAATAAGCACGTCATTCGCGGTGAGCATTTCGCCCAGATGAAAGATGGGGCGATCGTCTGTAACTCTGGTCACTTCGACATCGAAATCGACCTCAAAGCCCTAGGAGCAGAAGCCTCAGAAGTTCGCACCGTGCGTCCGTTTACCCAACAATATCACCTCAACTCTGGTAAATCTGTGATCGTCCTCGGAGAAGGACGTCTGATTAACCTCGCTGCCGCCGAAGGACACCCCAGCGCGGTGATGGATATGAGCTTTGCCAACCAAGCGATGGCTTGCGAATATTTAGTCAAGAATAAAGGCAAGTTGCAACCCGGTTTACACTCCATTCCGACGGAAGTAGACCAGGAAATTGCTCGTTTGAAACTCGAAGCAATGGGAATCAATATGGATACCCTGACTTCGGCTCAAGTAGAATACATGAATTCCTGGACCTCTGGAACTTAAATTTATCGGGTGGTCTTCTTTGAGGAAGGGCAAGATATAGATTTCTGCCAAGATTCTGAAGAGACCCCCCTAACCCCCCCTTGCCAAGGGGGGGACTA
It encodes:
- a CDS encoding GUN4 domain-containing protein, which encodes MKQFLIDAFKICRFTQTIIPPCSGKTIKAIALVLSLSGQSCWWEPSPKPDPVFQITSTANINYQPLQALLRNQEWKSADRETFQILLKISQREEEGWLSQADVEQLDCEDLHSLAKLWNYYSDNRFGFIRQQQIWESVGGVVGNYTPEIAEKFGDRVGWRRQGQWRTYEKLNFSKSAPEGHLPATTGNGVSGGVWNGVASITHRLKYCGMIDALQLNQWATADWKTLEVLEPYRADTRSATASLLISEIPCSELQEIDRLWLKYSNKRFGFSIQKPILKATGNKPEELHWERYADFERAVGWSSTHPHEEIYNGGDPLTIPLGHFPYRIGYSYETFGSGFHRTWRLSLNPDCGF
- a CDS encoding helix-turn-helix domain-containing protein, translated to MEQSFGKLIRQARKDKGYSQRELAKLLDVDFTYLSKLENDRADYAPKEEVIRSLARNLDLDEEESIVLAGRLPQRYEDFLKQNYKAMPALLRRMRENPDFAEKVFQQVASEGE
- the ahcY gene encoding adenosylhomocysteinase; the encoded protein is MTATTTQIKHEVKDLSLAPLGKQRIEWAGREMPVLGLIRDRFAKEKPFAGIRLSACCHVTTETAHLAIALKAGGADAVLIASNPLSTQDDVAASLVVDYGIPVFAIKGEDSATYNRHVEIALDHKPNIIIDDGSDVTVHLVQHRQNQLSDIIGTTEETTTGIVRLAAMFKDGALSFPAMNVNDAETKHFFDNRYGTGQSTLDGIIRATNILLAGKTIVVAGYGWCGKGTALRARGMGANVIVTEINAVRALEATMDGFRVMPMEQAASEGDIFITVTGNKHVIRGEHFAQMKDGAIVCNSGHFDIEIDLKALGAEASEVRTVRPFTQQYHLNSGKSVIVLGEGRLINLAAAEGHPSAVMDMSFANQAMACEYLVKNKGKLQPGLHSIPTEVDQEIARLKLEAMGINMDTLTSAQVEYMNSWTSGT
- a CDS encoding ImmA/IrrE family metallo-endopeptidase, coding for MSIFKPYRYYRKEAIEYRANNVLRRMAQRGDQFAPCWPFDVTLVADFFDLGVIWERIPPDEQGAIAARILPLQRCIEINEEILDKPQGFLESTLAHEIGHWVLHINHEATTETADRLLTDLSLATDEPFVCRGSREVNSPLNHASVLESMEWQAQYFAGCLLMPRRILEEKRQGRDLTYWSHLYEMREELGVSISNLVNRLQDLEWIYLDKKTRKRDIYPGKALVS
- a CDS encoding peptidoglycan-binding domain-containing protein, with amino-acid sequence MENLAYLQTVLALESVEAIPESPLHFGFNLKDCVSFYRYRVTIALSLSLFSLMQEAVASHLITPQGLGRGDSGPLVTCVQQMLKATGYFHGPVSGFYGPMTEQAVLKWELESAGVGDGAINALTIAQIGCYQGQKPLTPRPASPTPHSTPITGDRPIYNPGSGALQRGDRGEQVVQLQQELMAAGYFQGPVTGYYGTLTEDAVMHLQQDYHIPIDGVASTKTRLKLTKTPDPVPLARETLRPGSQGSAVVALQENLRNLGYYVGPITGYYGQLTEAGVMELQRDRLIHADGIAGPQTQSILLLSLY